The following coding sequences are from one Onychostoma macrolepis isolate SWU-2019 chromosome 24, ASM1243209v1, whole genome shotgun sequence window:
- the stag1b gene encoding cohesin subunit SA-1, whose protein sequence is MINSDFPILQDSSNDGQGDTVSLSMSVSELDDSGEGKGKKKRGRPGKQGVASKKARRSPVDKAGRRPNGVAHQNGEGTDPSTLFEVVKQGKSAMQSVIDDWIESYKQDRDLALLDLINFFIHCSGCKGTVRIEMFRNMQNAEIIRKMTEEFDEDSGDYPLTMAGPQWKKFRYNFCEFIMVLIRQCQYSIIYDEYMMDTVISLLTGLSDSQVRAFRHTSTLAAMKLMTALVNVALNLSINQDNTQRQYEAERNKVAGKRANEKLELLLEKRKELQENQDEIENMMNSIFKGIFVHRYRDAIAEIRAICIEEIGVWMKLYSDAFLNDSYLKYVGWTLHDRQGEVRLKCLKALQTLYTNRDLFPKLELFTNRFKDRIVSMTLDKEYDVAVEAIRLVTLILHGSEDALSNEDCENVYHLVYSAHRPVAVAAGEFLHRKLFSRHDPQVEEAMAKRRGRNSPNGNLIRMLVLFFLESELHEHAAYLVDSLWDSSQDLLKDWDCMVELLLEDPVQGEEVLGDRHEGALIELMVCTIRQAAEAHPPVGRGTGKRVLTAKEKKTQIDDKNRLTEHLIVALPMLLSKYQADSEKVANLLHIPQYFDLEVYSSGRMEKHLDALLKQIRVVVDKHAEMEVLEACSKTYSILCSEDYTIMNRVDIARSQLIDELTDRFSHSVEDLLQEGDEADDDDIYNVLSTLKKLTAFHNAHDLTKWDLFKNCYRLLKMGIEQGSMPEQIAVQALQCSHYSILWQLVKITEGCPSKDDLVALRRVVKSFLAVCQQCLSNVNTPVKEQAFMLLCDLLMIFSYQLVSGGREALQPLVFNPDSTLQNELLNFVLDHVFIDQDDENQSMEGDEEDEANKIEALHKRRNLLAAFSKLIIYDIVDMPAAADIFKQYMKYYNDYGDIIKETLSKTRQMDKIQCAKTLILSLQQLFNELILDQGPNLDRTSSHVSGIKELARRFALTFGLDQIKTREAVATLHKDGIEFAFKVPNPKGPEYPPPNLAFLEVLCEFSSKLLRQDKKTVHSYLEKFMTEYMMERREDVWLPLIAYRNSLLTGGDDDRLSVTTGTSSTSKASTVRSKRGRPPQHKRRPEEESVEGSWVMRNDTLQTPGGLHTPQLTSTVLRENPRQAADHIPDQDSSEPGSDPDFMHNPQLQMSWLDQQKMEEVNRKERGGMNYMKSRSGGVRQQVRGLMEDDAEPIFEDVMMSSRGQLEDMNEEFEDTMVIDLPASRNRRERAELRPDFFDSTAIMEDDSGFGMQMF, encoded by the exons ATGATCAACTCAGACTTTCCTATTTTGCa GGACTCGTCAAATGACGGGCAAGGCGACACTGTGAGTCTGAGCATGAGTGTTAGTGAGCTGGATGACTCTGGGGAAGGAAAGGGCAAGAAAAAGAGAGGCAGGCCTGGAAAACAAGGA gTGGCTAGTAAGAAGGCCCGAAGGTCTCCGGTTGATAAAGCCGGGAGGAGGCCGAATGGAGTGGCCCATCAAAATGGAGAGGGCACAGACCCCAGCACTCTGTTTGAGGTGGTCAAACAAGGCAAAAGTGCCATGCAG TCCGTCATTGATGACTGGATTGAATCTTACAAGCAAGACAGAGACCTTGCACTCCTAGATCTAATCAACTTTTTCATTCACTGTTCTGGCTGTAAAG GAACTGTAAGGATCGAGATGTTCAGGAACATGCAGAATGCCGAAATTATCAGAAAGATGACAGAGGAGTTTGATGAg GACAGTGGGGACTACCCTCTCACAATGGCAGGGCCGCAGTGGAAGAAATTCAGATATAACTTTTGCGAGTTCATCATGGTTCTGATCCGTCAGTGCCAGTACAGTATCATCTATGATGAATACATGATGGACACCGTCATTTCTCTGCTCACTGGGCTCTCAGACTCACAGGTCCGAGCCTTCAGACACACCAGCACGCTGGCAG CAATGAAACTGATGACAGCCCTGGTAAACGTTGCTCTGAACCTGAGCATCAATCAGGATAACACACAGAGGCAGTATGAGGCCGAACGGAATAAGGTCGCAGGGAAAAGAGCCAACGAGAAGCTAGAACTGCTGCTGGAGAAGAGGAAAGAG CTCCAAGAAAACCAAGATGAGATTGAGAATATGATGAACTCAATCTTCAAGGGTATTTTTGTTCACCGTTACAG AGATGCCATAGCGGAAATCAGAGCTATCTGCATAGAAGAAATTGGCGTTTGGATGAAGTTATACAGTGATGCTTTTCTCAATGACAGTTACTTGAAGTATGTGGGATGGACGCTACATGAcaga CAAGGTGAAGTTCGACTCAAATGTCTAAAAGCCCTTCAGACCCTCTACACCAACAGAGACCTATTCCCCAAACTTGAGCTCTTCACTAATCGATTTAAG GACCGTATTGTGTCCATGACATTGGATAAAGAGTATGATGTGGCAGTAGAGGCCATACGACTTGTCACTTTGATTCTGCA TGGTAGTGAGGATGCTTTGTCTAATGAAGACTGTGAGAACGTCTACCATCTAGTGTATTCGGCTCATCGTCCTGTTGCTGTGGCAGCTGGAGAGTTCCTTCATAGAAA GTTATTTAGCAGGCATGACCCTCAGGTTGAGGAGGCTATGGCGAAAAGACGAGGCCGAAACAGCCCTAATGGGAACCTTATAAGAATGCTAGTGCTTTTCTTCCTGGAGAGCGAG CTTCACGAGCATGCGGCATACCTGGTGGACAGTCTATGGGACAGCTCACAGGATCTGCTGAAAGATTGGGACTGCATGGTCGAGCTCCTGCTGGAGGACCCTGTGCAGGGGGAAGAGG TGTTGGGAGACCGGCATGAGGGCGCACTGATCGAGCTCATGGTCTGTACCATCAGACAGGCAGCTGAAGCTCATCCACCTGTGGGCAGAGGAACAGGAAAGAGG GTGCTCACTGCCAAAGAGAAGAAGACACAGATTGATGATAAGAACAGACTGACTGAACACTTGATTGTTGCTCTGCCCATGCTGCTTTCGAAG TACCAAGCTGATTCCGAAAAGGTGGCGAACCTCCTTCATATCCCTCAGTACTTTGATCTTGAAGTCTACAGTTCAGGACGAATGGAAAAG CATCTGGACGCCCTGCTGAAGCAGATCCGGGTGGTGGTGGATAAGCACGCTGAGATGGAGGTTCTGGAAGCATGTAGCAAAACTTACAGCATCTTGTGCAGTGAAGATTACACCATCATGAACCGCGTGGACATCGCTCGCAGCCAACTCATCGACGAGCTCACGGACAGATTCTCTCACTCAGTGGAAGACCTGCTACAGGAG GGCGATGAAGCAGATGATGATGACATTTATAACGTTCTTTCAACGCTAAAGAAGCTCACTGCGTTCCATAA TGCACATGACCTTACAAAGTGGGACCTTTTCAAAAATTGTTATCGATTGTTGAAGATGGGGATCGAACAGGGCTCCATGCCAGAGCAG ATCGCTGTCCAAGCTCTGCAGTGCTCTCATTACTCCATCCTGTGGCAACTGGTGAAAATTACTGAAGGATGTCCATCAAAG GATGATCTTGTGGCATTGAGAAGAGTGGTGAAGTCATTTCTAGCGGTTTGCCAACAGTGCCTGTCTAATGTGAACACTCCAGTCAAAGAACAA GCCTTTATGTTGCTATGTGACCTGCTGATGATTTTCAGTTACCAGTTGGTCTCAGGCGGTCGAGAAGCTCTGCAGCCTCTGGTCTTCAATCCAGACAGCACTCTGCAGAATGAACTGCTCAACTTTGTCCTGGATCACGTCTTCATCGACCAGGATGATGAAAATCAGAGCATGG AGGGTGATGAAGAGGATGAAGCTAATAAGATTGAGGCCCTTCATAAGAGGAGGAATCTGTTGGCCGCCTTCAGCAAACTAATCATCTACGACATTGTGGACATGCCTGCTGCTGCTGACATCTTCAAACAATATATGAAG TATTACAATGACTATGGAGACATCATCAAAGAAACCTTGAGTAAGACCAGACAGATGGACAAGATCCAGTGTGCAAAGACCCTTATCCTCAGCTTGCAGCAG CTCTTCAATGAGCTGATCCTGGACCAAGGACCCAACCTGGACCGAACGTCCTCACATGTCAGTGGCATTAAAGAATTGGCCCGTCGCTTTGCACTCACATTTGGGCTGGACCAGATCAAAACCAGAGAGGCCGTGGCCACACTGCACAA GGATGGGATTGAGTTCGCCTTCAAGGTCCCGAATCCAAAAGGCCCAGAGTACCCACCACCAAACCTGGCTTTCCTGGAGGTGCTCTGTGAGTTCTCCTCCAAACTCCTACGACAAGACAAAAAGACTGT TCATTCGTATCTGGAGAAGTTTATGACGGAGTATATGATGGAGAGAAGAGAGGACGTCTGGCTGCCTCTCATCGCGTACAGGAACTCCCTGCTGACAGGAGGAGATGACGACCGACTGTCTGTCACCACCGGCACCAGCTCTACCAGCAAAGCCAGCACGGTCCGCAGCAAAAGGGGTCGACCGCCACAGCACAAAAGACGACCGGAAG AAGAGAGTGTTGAGGGTTCATGGGTAATGCGTAATGACACACTTCAGACACCAGGGGGCCTCCACACCCCACAACTCACATCAACTGTCCTGAGAGAAAACCCCAGACAGGCAGCAGATCACATCCCAGACCAAGACTCATCAGAACCGGGCTCAGACCCAGACTTCATGCACAa CCCTCAACTGCAGATGTCATGGTTGGATCAGCAGAAGATGGAGGAGGTGAACAGAAAAGAGAGAGGAGGGATGAACTACATGAAATCACGCAGTGGTGGAGTGAGACAGCAAGT GCGAGGCCTCATGGAAGATGATGCTGAGCCCATATTCGAGGATGTGATGATGTCCTCACGCGGTCAGTTAGAGGACATGAACGAGGAATTCGAGGATACCATGGTGATAGATTTG CCGGCGTCGAGAAACCGGAGAGAAAGAGCTGAACTCAGACCAGACTTTTTTGACTCTACGGCCATAATGGAAGATGATTCT